ttcctccacttcactcctctccttacttcacttcactgacactctcctgaccctcccttcctgactcctaggtgggtggccctaattccgcttaagccgcccactggtgtgtctggtgggtgtgctgcagggtgtctctaggatttgatttgctgttgggggcagcactgtaagatagggacccagaaccatgagggatttgaatactgcactaaggtaacagagcgtgcagtaccctgtgacgacctgatagtccaggggcgtcacactgtcaCTAAGGGGCGCACTCATTCTATGGTAATGAAAAATCAGCAAGCTAATCTTGCACCGAGCCTGTGGAAGCTGCAGACTGTGAGGCACGAGGTCTACAGGAGCCTCCTTACGTGTACAGCTGCTCAACACCGCCATCCAGCAGGTCAGAGGACGTACCCGGACGTACCAGGAGCATGGTGCCTCGGTTAGGAAAGACTGCGGTGATGGACAAGCACTCCACATCTTGCGAGGGGAGGAAGCAGCAAATACTGTACAAAATGCAGCATTTTCACAACAGGTCTGGAAAGCAGAAGAAAGAAAGTATGAAATATCCTGACGAAACCTTTACTGGGGAAAGTGTCGTGTGATAAAGTACACACCCTTACATAAGAACTATTACCACTGTACCCCAGGAGAATGCCCCCCTCTATTTAGCTATAACCTTTCCGGCATGGGCCTCTCTATAGTAACCTTGCAGATCTGTATTCCATGCTGTGATCATACACATGGGTAGATCGTTTGCATGAAGATCTAAAAAAACCTGAAATATTTGCATGAGAACAAAGGCAATTAATCTCCATCAATGAGGCCTCCTGAGCTTGACTCCACTCAATGTCAAATCCATCAGGAGCTTGAGGCGAGCGGAGAAAGCATCAGACAAGATGATGACCTTCTCCTGGAGATTCGGGTTCATCTTTGCGGTGGTTGAATGCGTCATCGGGATTCTTTTCAACATCTTCATTATCATACAGAACATCCTGGACTGGAAACATGGAAGACGCCTGAGCCTGTGCGATAAGATCCTGGTCCTCATGGCTGTAAACAATGTCTGCCTCCAGTGTGATATGAACGTTGCCACCTTCCTCTACATTGTCTTCCCTTCAATGGTCCAGTTTAAGAACGCCTATTCCACCTTGTCAGTTTTCCTGATATTTCAGTTTTACTTCAGTTTTTGGATCACAGCCGGACTTTGCATCTTCTATTGTCTGAGGATCGTCAGCTTCAAACATCACCTCTTCGTCCGTCTGAAGATGAACTTCTCGGATGTGGTTGCCAGGTTTCTTATGTTGGCAGCTGCAGGGTCATTTGGCATCAGCGTTCTCTCCATTTGGCACATTGAAGTGGCCCCTTCCAATGAGAATGCGAATGTCTCAAGTGGTGTCTTCATGAATGATATCTTCATTCTCGTAAGTCCATCCTATAAAGTTCTGTCCATTGTGGTGGGCTGCTGCATTCCCTTTATACTCACTGTCCTCTCCATAATCCTCACGTTGTTCTCCCTGGTGAGACACATCCGGACTATGAAGTACCACCAGGCTGGCTTCAGTATGCCCAGAATGGACGCTCATATTCGAGCAGCTCGGATTATGGTTCACCTCACAGCCCTATATGCAGCCTTTTACATCTCCGAGGTTTGCCTTCTGGCATCTTCACTGAATATCGACACATTTTGGGAATTTTTGTCTTTGATTTTTGTGTTAATCTTTCCTACAGCCCAGTCCTTAATCATCATCTTGGGGAACTCCAAGCTTCGATCTTCCTGTCTACGGATGAGCCGATGTCCCGGGTATCTATAAATGGCAGCCCGAGAGCAGAGGAACCTCTACTGTTAGACTTATTCACCTGCTAATCTTTAATAAAGTCATCCTTGCACAGATTCACACACAGTAGTGCCGAGCTGCGGGCAGATGTGCGGACAGTTCTCCACCGTGACTTTAGGACCTTCTGAGAAATATTGATGCTTGCTTTACTTGAATTTACTGCTGCGAGTCCATCACTTTATAAGAATCCTTAGAGTGTGAAGTGTTTGAAAAGCTTGGTGTAAATAAATGCCAAGACTTTGCTCAGAGCCATAGTGACCAGAAACCTAAGAGtgttgtgtgtgtcctctccggcTGACCTGATAGACACCATCTAAAAGGGAATCCATTGTGGAGTAGATTGTCTTCTCCAACATCTCATACCCCACAGTTAGGAAACAGCCAATCACTCAAAGTCTTCTTGAATCTTTATTCAGGTAAAAATACAAAGTCCTTGACCATTAGGGCAGACGGGCTTATGCCGAGACCCTGCTTCCAAGAGCGGCAATATGGCAGCACTCAGCAGGGACTGCCGTCACTCTGGGCAACGCTGTGACTGGAAATCGCCAGCTCCTCTCAGGGATATAGCATATTTTATACTAGTAAATCATTCAGGCAATGTGGTAGTGctaggaggggctgctgataagtctttggctttacccagaaagaaacgagataggatgatgtaaTTTTCCATTTCttccatatactctccactgatgacaacacacttcataCATCGGTATTCcatgttctgtaagcctagcaaaaaaaaggattttggttgtgcctcaaaccaggcatctgtagcagccatggcatcagaaatggtgtgaaatttcgtacccttgaggtgtttcttcaggtttggaaacagatgatagtcggagggagctagatccagTGAattaggtgggtggtcaccagctggaagcccggctctgccagttttgtcgtggtcacttgtgcagtgtgagcggaggcgttgtcttgcaggaacaagattcctttggacagcttgccacaccttttggccctcagagctgccttcaattggtccaaaagttcaatgtaataccttgcattgatggtggaaccattttgaaggtagtccactagcagcacaccctacttatcccagaacacagacgccatcaccttagtggctgagttTTGTACCCTGACttatttggacgaggagaaccactgtgcctccgctcttgtgactgctccttgttttcagggtcatacaaataaatccaggtctcatccatagtgaccggtcgatCCAGGAAAATCTTATCAGTCCGTATacgctgacaaatggagcgggaagttgtcactcgctgcttctctgatctgtggtcagacatttggggatccactttgcagatcgcatcctcatgtccaaatattcatggataatgacacaaacacgttcaggggaaat
Above is a window of Anomaloglossus baeobatrachus isolate aAnoBae1 unplaced genomic scaffold, aAnoBae1.hap1 Scaffold_5330, whole genome shotgun sequence DNA encoding:
- the LOC142283179 gene encoding taste receptor type 2 member 9-like, with the protein product MMTFSWRFGFIFAVVECVIGILFNIFIIIQNILDWKHGRRLSLCDKILVLMAVNNVCLQCDMNVATFLYIVFPSMVQFKNAYSTLSVFLIFQFYFSFWITAGLCIFYCLRIVSFKHHLFVRLKMNFSDVVARFLMLAAAGSFGISVLSIWHIEVAPSNENANVSSGVFMNDIFILVSPSYKVLSIVVGCCIPFILTVLSIILTLFSLVRHIRTMKYHQAGFSMPRMDAHIRAARIMVHLTALYAAFYISEVCLLASSLNIDTFWEFLSLIFVLIFPTAQSLIIILGNSKLRSSCLRMSRCPGYL